A genome region from Ctenopharyngodon idella isolate HZGC_01 chromosome 5, HZGC01, whole genome shotgun sequence includes the following:
- the tmem203 gene encoding transmembrane protein 203, which produces MLFSLRELVQWLGFATFELFLHLGALLVFSVLVALHMDLDKQTLEMSWWLVFSPLFAADGLSTYFTAIVSIRLYQEGEKRLAVLRLLWVLTVLSLKLVCEVLLCQKLAEQEQARDLWFGLIVSPLFILLQLLMIRACRVN; this is translated from the coding sequence ATGCTGTTCTCTCTGCGAGAGCTGGTGCAATGGCTGGGCTTTGCCACATTCGAGCTGTTCCTCCACTTGGGCGCGCTGCTGGTCTTCAGCGTACTGGTTGCCCTGCACATGGACCTTGACAAGCAGACTCTTGAGATGAGCTGGTGGCTTGTCTTCTCACCCTTATTCGCTGCTGATGGCCTCAGCACTTACTTCACAGCCATTGTATCCATCCGCCTCTATCAAGAAGGAGAGAAGCGGCTTGCAGTGCTGCGCTTGCTGTGGGTGCTGACCGTGCTCAGCCTTAAGCTGGTGTGTGAGGTGCTGCTATGCCAGAAATTGGCTGAACAGGAGCAGGCACGTGATTTGTGGTTCGGGCTTATTGTTTCCCCGCTTTTCATCCTTCTGCAGCTGCTCATGATTCGTGCTTGTCGTGTCAATTAA
- the alad gene encoding delta-aminolevulinic acid dehydratase, which produces MTQPADSILHSGYFHPTLRYWQTCASDLRPDNLIYPIFITDCPDAVEPIASLPGQARYGVNKIEGLLRPLVDKGLKCVLIFGVPANVAKDEKGSGADTDDTPAVLAVKKLRSTFPDLVLACDVCLCPYTSHGHCGILREDGSLDNAASCLRLAEVALAYARAGCHIIAPSDMMDGRIAAIKQALIANDLGNKVSVLSYSAKFASCYYGPFRDAAQSKPAFGDRRCYQLPPGARGLALRACDRDVKEGADMLMVKPGLPYLDIVREVKNKHPTHPLAVYNVSGEFAMLWHGAEAGAFVLRTAVMEAMTAFRRAGADIIITYYTPQLLTWLTE; this is translated from the exons ATGACACAGCCGGCAGACTCCATTCTACACAGCGGTTACTTTCACCCCACTCTCCGATACTGGCAGACCTGTGCTTCAGACCTTAGACCAGATAACCTCATATATCCTATCTTCATTAC TGACTGTCCTGATGCAGTGGAACCAATTGCAAGTCTACCTGGTCAAGCGAG ATATGGCGTTAATAAGATAGAGGGTTTACTTCGTCCCCTTGTGGATAAAGGCCTGAAGTGTGTGCTGATTTTTGGAGTTCCTGCAAATGTTGCGAAG GATGAGAAAGGCTCTGGTGCAGACACAGATGACACTCCTGCAGTCCTGGCTGTGAAGAAACTGAGGAGCACATTCCCTGATCTTGTGTTGGCCTGTGATGTGTGTCTTTGCCCCTACACCTCTCATGGTCACTGTG GAATCCTGCGTGAAGATGGCAGCTTGGATAATGCTGCAAGCTGTTTGAGGTTGGCTGAAGTAGCTCTGGCTTATGCTCGAGCAG GTTGTCACATCATCGCCCCTTCagatatgatggatggacgAATTGCAGCCATTAAGCAAGCACTAATCGCTAATGATCTTGGCAACAAG GTGTCAGTGCTGAGCTACAGTGCTAAATTTGCCTCCTGCTACTATGGACCATTCAG GGATGCTGCCCAGTCAAAACCTGCTTTTGGAGACAGACGATGCTATCAGTTGCCCCCTGGTGCCAGAGGACTAGCACTTCGGGCCTGT GACCGGGATGTGAAAGAAGGTGCTGACATGCTGATGGTGAAACCTGGATTACCATACCTTGATATTGTGAGAGAGGTCAAGAATAAG CACCCTACTCATCCGCTGGCAGTGTACAACGTATCAGGTGAATTTGCCATGTTGTGGCATGGAGCTGAAGCTGGAGCTTTTGTGCTGCGCACTGCAGTTATGGAGGCTATGACTGCCTTCCGTCGAGCAG GAGCTGACATCATTATCACCTACTACACTCCACAATTGCTCACATGGTTAACTGAGTAA
- the fbxw5 gene encoding F-box/WD repeat-containing protein 5, with translation MASGPGLPDSLVLEIFLHLPHKAVLSAGFTCRQWFAVSRDEFLWKELFYSYYRIPRSVPRHPAAVSWYREFKRLYDCIPCVEVQILKEHHDQVLHLAFSHRGHRFSSCSKDCTVKIWDTEKPDGTISLVHSYSMRQFNWGYTQFSQFNADDTLLLVSGVYLGPHHSSSGEIAVFSLENYTLLSRVRNKPYDVFGCWLNETHLISGNLHWIGNMTSCSVLWLNKAFQDIESENVNVVKRLFKIQNINASTIRTVMVAHCRRHDSPDLLLDYEAQSQAQAQRTQQHQPLFFDLGNTDSEEEEEEDDEDEEDEERGEKKMSAHLPSFNPSGLQHVIHGCQSIAARDRELETKVARLMGSRRTKAPDPNLVSPSAPGEGEDKTYLLFTTGSLTYSPHQIGIKRIMPDQMTTCGPVLGEERSTEEFFDSLDHVIDIHGHIIGMGLSPDHRYLYVNSRAWPAGCVISDPMSPPPIAEEIDLHVIDLKSLREERRSLRAHRAFTPNDECFFIFLDVSRDFVASGAEDKHGYIWDRHYNICLARLQHDDVVNSVAFSPADQELLLSASDDSTIKVWRSPRMVRLTQAPRHPPRAHKLLSSLLGHRRANLNGKP, from the exons ATGGCAAGTGGCCCTGGCTTGCCGGACAGCCTGGTGCTGGAAATCTTCTTGCATCTCCCTCATAAGGCAGTGCTGAGTGCTGGGTTTACCTGCCGTCAGTGGTTTGCCGTGTCGCGGGATGAGTTCCTCTGGAAGGAGCTCTTCTACAGCTACTACCGCATCCCGCGCTCTGTACCTCGCCACCCAG CGGCTGTGTCATGGTACAGGGAGTTCAAGCGGCTGTATGACTGCATCCCCTGTGTGGAGGTTCAGATTTTGAAGGAACATCATGATCAGGTCCTGCATTTGGCCTTCTCTCACCGTGGACATCGCTTCTCTTCCTGCTCCAAAGACTGTACTGTTAAG ATTTGGGACACTGAGAAACCAGATGGCACCATCTCTTTGGTTCACAGCTACAGTATGCGACAGTTTAACTGGGGCTACACTCAGTTCTCCCAGTTTAACGCGGATGACACACTCCTGCTGGTGTCAGGGGTCTACCTCGGCCCACATCACTCCTCCTCTGGAGAGATTGCAGTCTTCAGTTTGG AGAACTACACTCTGCTGTCCCGCGTGAGAAATAAGCCCTATGACGTGTTCGGCTGCTGGCTGAATGAGACCCACCTTATCTCTGGTAACCTGCACTGGATTGGCAACATGACCTCCTGCTCTGTGCTCTGGCTCAACAAAGCCTTCCAG GACATTGAGTCAGAAAACGTGAATGTGGTGAAGCGTCTCTTTAAGATCCAGAACATAAATGCCAGCACTATCCGCACAGTGATGGTGGCCCACTGCCGTCGGCACGATTCTCCTGACCTCCTCCTGGACTATGAAGCTCAGTCACAGGCACAAGCTCAGCGGACGCAGCAGCACCAGCCTCTCTTCTTTGATCTGGGAAACACAGACagtgaagaggaggaggaagaagatgatgaggacgaggaggatgaggagcgaggagaaaaaaaaatgtcagcaCATCTGCCCTCATTTAACCCTTCTGGGCTGCAGCATGTAATACAT GGATGTCAGAGCATAGCTGCTCGTGATCGAGAGTTGGAGACGAAGGTGGCCAGGCTGATGGGCAGCAGACGCACCAAAGCTCCTGATCCAAACCTGGTATCTCCCTCAGCTCCTGGAGAAGGAGAGGACAAGACCTACCTCCTCTTCACCACTGGCAGCCTTACCTACTCGCCTCACCAAATAG GTATCAAGCGGATAATGCCTGATCAAATGACAACGTGTGGTCCTGTGTTAGGAGAGGAGCGCAGTACAGAGGAATTCTTTGACTCGCTGGATCATGTGATCGACATACACGGCCACATTATCGGCATGGGTCTGTCACCTGACCATag GTACTTGTACGTGAACAGTCGAGCGTGGCCAGCGGGCTGTGTGATCTCTGACCCCATGTCCCCTCCTCCCATCGCAGAGGAGATCGACCTGCATGTGATTGATCTGAAGAGTCTTAGAGAGGAGCGCCGTAGCCTTCGAGCCCACCGGGCCTTCACACCCAACGATGAATGCTTTTTCATCTTCCTTGACGTCAGCCGAGACTTTGTCGCCAG TGGCGCAGAGGACAAGCACGGTTACATCTGGGACCGACACTACAATATCTGCCTGGCACGCCTGCAACATGATGATGTGGTTAACTCTGTGGCCTTCAGCCCAGCAGACCAGGAGCTTCTGCTGTCTGCCAGCGATGACTCCACCATTAAAGTTTGGCGCTCGCCACGCATGGTGCGTCTCACCCAGGCCCCCCGACACCCGCCACGAGCTCACAAACTGCTCTCCTCCTTGCTTGGCCACAGAAGAGCTAATCTGAACGGCAAACCCTGA